CACCATCACGTCCTCGGGGTTGTAATCGTAGTACATCTCCCGGATGTGGCTGGCGTAGCTCTTATCCCGGATGATACCCAAGCCCAGGCCTTCCGTCTGGAAGTAGAACACGTCGTCCATCATCGAGTTATAGTACAGCGTGTGGCAATGGCCGGCGCGGGCAAACATAAAGCCCTTCATCCGGTAATCTATGATATAAAGCGCAGAAGTGATGAAGGAGGTTCGCTCCAAACACCGGCTCAGGGCGCTGTTCGCCTGCTTCATAAACTCACTCGGCGCCATGTCCTGCTGCATGAGCCCGTGAAAGATGCCTTTCATCTGAGCCATGTGGAAAGCCGCCGAGATACCCTTGCCCGACACATCCCCGATAATAATGGCAATGCGCGACTCGCTTAGCTGCAGGAAGTCATAAAAATCGCCTCCCACTTCTTTGGCTGCCTTGGAGTGCGTGCTAATCTCAAACCAACTGTCGGTCGGGAATGTTTTGGGAATCAGGCTTTCCTGTACCTGCGTGGCGATTTTTAGTTCTTCTTTATAACGCTCCGTCTGCAGCGATTCGTTTACCAGGCGCAGGTTTTCGATGGTGAGCATGGTCTGGCTCGTAAAGGTGCGCAGCACGTTCACTGTTTCCCTATCGAAGCCGCCCTCAATATCCTTAAGCAAGTATAAAACCCCCGACAGGTGCTTCGGGGATTTAATAGGAAGTATAACCATCGATTTCCAGGGCAGCGCCAGTTCGCGGAAGCCGGGGTTGCGGGCCAGGTTGTTGTTGATGTAATCGCTGCTGTGGATGTTGTAGGCCAGCAGCAAGTGCCGTATGCGCTTTATCTGCTCCACGTTGATATTGAGCAGGTGCGTTACCTGCGGCTCCCCGTTGCGGATAAGCTCGAACCAGGCCGCGCTGGCATCGGAGGCTTTGATGGTGCTGTCGAACAGCATGTCGTATACCTGCGTCTCGCTCTGCCCCTGCTGGATGGACTGGCTCAGGCGCTGGAAATTAAGGAGGTCCTCGCTCTTCTGCTCAAACACACTGGAGGTAGGCAAACTGAACAGCGACACCAGAAAGGCCGCCAGCGAGTAAAGGGCCACAAACAGCATGGCCAGCAGCAGAAAGCCAACGTCGGTGTAGTCGATGACAAGTGCCGGGCTGTCGGCGGTGTTTTTAAAGAAGCGGATAAAGATGTAGCAGCTTAGCAGTATGGCTCCCAGCAGCACGAGCGAGCGGCTCTTGTTGTTGAAGGTGAGATACGCCACCCACTTCAAGTTGGTGCACAGAAAGAGGATGTAGAAGCTCATCAGGGCCAGTAGCGGCAGGAAGATGTAGCTGGTATACTTAAAGTTGAAGATGGTAAGCAGGAGCGTGGCGGCCAGCAACAACTCAAACCAATCCCAGGCAATCTGCAGGAACTTGTTTTTGTGGTAGAGCAGCAGCACCCGCCAAATGTAAAATGCCTTCGACAGGAAAAGCACCATCAAACCGAAATTTACCTGGTACACCAGGTGGAGCAGCAGGGTAGACTCTGCCTCGGAGTAATTGGAGTACACGCGGTAACCCAGAAACAGCGCCACGCTCAGGTAGGCAGCCACCCCCGCCCTGGAAAACAAATTCCAGAGGTAGCCGATAAAGTCCAGCCCCTTCAGCGACTCGGTTTGCAGCCGCTGAAACAGGAACACCGATACAATGAAGATCACGATCAGCAGGTTGCTGAAGAAGGGCAACGCAAATCCGGGCACAGCGCTACCAGCCAAGGTACGCTCGGCGTTAAGCAGCACAAAAGCAAGCAGTAAAAGCCAGCTCACAATTGCAGAAGTAACCAGTAATGTTCTTGCGTTAGTTTTGTATAGCATAAAACGGAAGTCCGTCTTTATTTTTTAGCACGACTGAGTATGGTTCCCCCTGGTTGAATTCAAAGTGAAGGTAAGAAAAAAAAATGCGCTTTGACCAAGGCAGCGTGTTCTGTTTAAAAAATCAACTTGGATAACGTAATTAAATTCATCCGGGTTAATATTTCTACTAACTAAGGGAGCTAAAGCAGGAGGAGGGCCTGCAAAGAATAGCTAGGTAGGAGGCTGCCTTTGCCAGGTAAGATAGAACTGAATTTGCTTTAAAACGGAGCAGCCAGGAGGTGTGTCCTGGCTGCTCCATTATGTTAATGCGGTTAAATCAGAAGCGAAGTTAACCGCTGCCGGCGTTTTGCCGAATTATACTTAGCGGCTGTTGTAGTTCGGTGCCTCACGTACAATCTGTACATCGTGCGGATGGCTCTCGCGCAGGCCGGCGCCACTTATCTTCACCATCTTAGAATCCCACAGGTCTTCAACCCGAGGCGTACCGCAATAGCCCATACCTGCTCTCACACCGCCCACCAGTTGGTAGATCACCTCGCTCACAAACCCTTTGTAGGGCACGCGGCCCACAATGCCTTCCGGAACCAGCTTCTTGGCGTCTTTCTCGCTGCCCTGGAAATAGCGGTCTTTCGATCCATCCTCCATAGCCTCTACAGAGCCCATGCCGCGGTAGGTTTTGAACTTGCGTCCTTCGTACAGAATCATCTCTCCCGGAGCCTCTTCCGTGCCTGCCAACAGAGAGCCGATCATTACGGTGCTGGCGCCACCGGCCAGTGCTTTCACAATGTCGCCGGAGAATTTGATGCCACCGTCGGCCACAATCGGAACACCGGTGCCTTCCAGGCCACGGGCAGCCTCCATTACAGCCGAGAGCTGCGGCACACCAATACCGGCGATAACGCGGGTGGTACAGATGCTGCCTGGGCCAACGCCCACTTTCACGGCATCCGCCCCGGCGTCGGCCAGCGCTTTGGCGCCTTCGGCAGTGGCAATGTTGCCGGCAATGATATCCACGTCTGGGAACGTGTCCTTTATTTTTCTAACTGCCTCCAGCACGCCTTTCGAATGGCCATGGGCAGTGTCTACGCTTATCACGTCTACGCCAGCATCCACAAGTGCCTTTACGCGGTCCAATACGTCGGGTGTTACGCCAACGGCAGCACCTACGCGCAGGCGGCCAAACTCGTCTTTGCAGGCAAATGGCCTGTCTTTTTTCTTGAGGATATCTTTGTAGGTGATCAGACCCGCCAGCTTTCCGTCCTTATCAATTACAGGTAGTTTCTCGATTTTATATTCCTGCAGGATGTCCTCTGCTTTGGAAAGGTCGAGTCCCTTTTCGGCTGTGATCAGGTTTTGGGTGGTCATGATGGCGGTGACAGGCTGTGTCAGGTCGCGCTCAAAACGCAGGTCGCGGTTGGTGATGATGCCTGTTAGTTTGCCTTCGCTGTTCACGATCGGAATACCGCCGATCTTGTTTTCGGTCATGATCTGCACCGCGTCGCCCAGGGTGGCGCTCTCGTTCAGCGTGATCGGGTCGAGGATCATGCCGCTTTCAGAGCGCTTTACCTTGCGCACCTGTGCCGCCTGCTTCTTTATCGACATGTTTTTATGGATAATGCCGATGCCACCTTCCTGCGCCATGGCAATTGCCAGGTCCGCCTCGGTCACCGTATCCATAGCCGCCGAAATAAGCGGCGTGTTTATGCGGATGTTGCGGGTAAGTTGTGAGGAAGTGTCAGTTTGGTGGGGAAGCACCTCGGAGTAGGCCGGGAGCAGAAGCACGTCATCGTAGGTGAGGGCCTCAAATAAAATCTTAGACTGATCAAAGCGCATGGCAAATAAATTAGGGACTGTTATTTGCCGCGTAAAGTTACACAAACTTTTATGCAATCGCACACAAGTATAAATGTAAATTTTGTGTGAACAATTTTATGGCTGCAGGTTCCGGGGAAGGAAAAAGGAGTGGAGGGGAAAGTGTAGCAGGAGATGGAGTGACAAGCTTGCCGCGGTCAGGTCAGGTGCTCGCAGGAGCTGCGCATGCTGCGAGGTCTTTAGCTGTTGGGGTAGTTGTTTGTCCATGGAAGCGTAAGCCCCTCTCCCTAGCCATCTCCCTAAGGGGCGAGGGAATTCTGCTATTGGTTTCGATAAGTAAAAGCGGTGTGGTGTTGGCTTTTCAGGTTAATCCACCCCTGCCCCTCCGAGGAGGGGAATTAACCTCACCCCAACCCTCTCCTAAAAACAGGAGAGGGAGCTTAGCTGAAGCTCCGTCAGCAGCGGCTACCTGAGCTGATTCCAGTCTTTGGGTGGGGGTAGGGGCCCTCGAAAAAGAGCGCCTTGTAGTGATGCGGTGCCCGAAGGGCAGCCTGCAGCGAAGCGATGGCAGCTTCAATACACAGCGCGATGCCCGAGGACGAGGCCCCGCTTATATAGGGCCCCTTCCCCAGCCGTGAGCGCTCCAAAGTATGAGATGAAACAGTTAGTGTATGGGAGCTGGAGGATGAGCGGAAGCTAGGTAGCGTAGCTTAATTCAAGTTACAGAAAGCTGAGCTATCAAGTATAAACCATCCGCAAGTCTTCCATGAATTAAATCATCCTTAATACGTCGCCATACTTGTATCCACCTGCGTAGCCCAGGCATGAATACCACCTTTCAGGTTCAGAAGATTGTCGAAGCCGAGCCGCTGTGTCAGGTAATTCATAGCCTGCGCACTTCGGAAGCCATGATGGCAAACCATAACTACGGGAATGTCGCGGCGGATACGGTTGACTTGCTTGGGCAGCTCGCCCAGCGGGATAAGTTCGCCGCCCAGGTTGCAGATCTCGAACTCCTCAGGCTCGCGCACATCCACCAACTGTATGTTGCTGCTTCGCGAAAGCCGCTCCTTTAACTCCTGCACTGTAATCTCGTCCATGGTTCCTGCTTATGAGTGGTTGGTACAAGTATAAAATAGCGGCCTGTTGTGCGCTTTGTTTCAGCAACGCCCAAAATTAACCTGCTTTTGTTTACTTCCACAGCTTTGGTGCTGTAAATTGCCACCATGGATTCAGAACTACGTATACTCGCGGCCGCGCTAGTACAAAGCTACCCGCTGTTACTGGATAATATAAGTATAGCACAACTGTGGGCGCAGTTTCTGGCAGGTATGCAGCAAACCTCGCTGTTGGAGTACATAGCCGTGGTGGCGGGCATAGTGAGTGTGTGGTACTCCCGAAAAGAGAATATCCTGGTGTATCCCATCGGCCTCATCAGCACCACCATTTATGTGTACCTGAGCTTTAAGTACCACCTGATCGGGGAAGCCAGTGTAAATGTGTATTACACTATTCTGAGTGTGTATGGATGGGTGCTGTGGTCCAGGAAAAACAACCAGGAAGAGCATGTGCTGCACATCAGCTTCTCAAGCCGGAAGCAGTGGGTGCAGCAACTTGCGTTCTTCGCTGTGCTGTACGGCATCATCTACTTTTGCCTGGTGTACCTGAAGGGTGCATTTTACGAAGGCGTTATTCCGTGGGCCGACGCTTTTGCCAGCGCCACCGCCTATACAGGTATGTGGCTGATGGCCCGGAAGAAGGTAGAGAGCTGGTATTGGTGGGTTCTGACCAATATCGCTTCTATTCCGCTTTACTTTGTGAAAGGACTTGTGTTTACCTCCGTTTTTTACTTCGTGCTGCTGCTTATGGCCTTCGCCGGACTGGTAGAGTGGAAGCGGAGGGCGAATAGCCGCCAAAACAGAACTGCCAACGCTGTTAGAACTAAAGTTTAGGGTAAATTAAGAGTTGAAAGCATGATTCTTGCCTTAGATTTATACTTTCTCGCTTGAAAGTTTAAATCCAGCCAGTTGCAAACAACGTACATTTACCTACCAACCTGACCTATTGCTGCGACCCCACCGGGCGTAGTTTGTATAACCACTAACGTAGCAGCACATGAAACAACGTAAACTTGAGTTACCAGAAGAGCTGAAATTTGAGAACCGGATGAAGTGGGGGTATGAGTCGCCGGACGAAAGCCCTAAGCAAGTTCTGCTGAGGCAATACGGAAACAAGAAGCCTAAGCCGGTGGAGGTGTATAACTTCTACGGGTACAGTTTTTCTGAAAGTTAGTAACATCCTACTCACATTAGTGTTAAAACAAGGAGAGGCAGCTGTAAAGCTGCCTCTCCTTGTTTTAACACTAATGTGAGTAGGATTAAATTCTTTAATCAGATAACAGCAGTGACGGTTAACCTTTCATCTTGGTTGTATAATGGAGATATAAGTTTTTTTACTCAGCTTTGTATGATAGGAATGTTTTGTAAATAGGATAATGGTATGTTACAACATGATTTTAAGTTTTTAACAAAAGTAAGAATCATTCACCTTTAATTTTCCCACCTCTGCACCTTGGAATGTGTTTTATACAATAATTTAGTATATATATTACATTTTACTTGTGAATATTTATATATTTGAACAAGTTATAGAAAACAAAAAAAGTAACAGTTTCCGAAACCAACATAGGCTGGGTAAAGAAATCCTGCACCCCCACCTAATTAGTTGCCTTCATACCCTAGGTAATTATTTTCCGCAAAATGTTCCGGTTCCCAAAGCCGTGAAAGCGGATGATTATGATTCTTCCGATATATTCTGAAACGTATCTCACCGTCTATGGAGCATACCATCTACGTTCCTTCGTAAAGAATTGCGCCTTTTCATGCGCTACATTCTGAACAGGCCAGGCAGAGAGCATCTCCTTTAGCTGCATTCAGGCAATCATCCACTGTCAATGAGTCAATTATCTAGCTGATGAACTTTTTTCATGCAGCACAAGAAAGCTATGCACATTCTTTTCCCATGCTAAACCAAGTCAATCAACAATCTAAAATTAGTTCTTATGGAAAATTTTATCAGTTATTCAACGTGTAAGGCCGGGGGCGCTCCACAAAAGCAGTTAACAGGTTTAAGGCGATATGCCATGGTATTGATAGCTGTGCTTGTGGCTATAAGTAACATAGCATTTGCGCAGATTGCTCCTGTTAATCCACCAACTGGTGGATTTCATATCGATGGGGACTTGAGGGCTAATACTCCTCAAGGTGGTATCGGTGACTGGGTAAGCGGCCCAGGCGGCTCAGGAGGATTTATATTTAATAATGATGGTACTGTTAATGGAGGGGTAAATGCTCAACTTGTAAGAGATCCGTACAATGAAAGGGCTGATATAATCTTCACGGAGGGCAGTAAGTTTAATGCTGATCCGAGTACTTGGGCCTGGTCAGTAAGCAAGGCCCCTAATAAAAACGATATCAACAACGCCATGTACTTGGTTACAAGGGATGCCTCCAATAATGATTGGATAGTTATAGGCGGTGACCGGTTATCTACAAGCGGTACCAGCTATATCGATTTTGAGCTATTACAGAAGTCTGTAACGAGAAATGGAACCGGCAACGGCTTTACATCTTTAGGAACTGAAGGCGGCAGAACGGTGGGTGACCTTGTAGTTTCTATGGAGTACAGCAACGGAGGGTCAAAGCCTATTGTCAGGATTTACCGCTGGCAGGAGGTATCACCCGGTGTGTACGACTATGTGCTGCCGACAAGAGACTTGAGTGCCTTGGTTTTCGCCGAAACAAATAGAACTGGCTCGGTAGACGTGCCTTTCCGCGGCTTTGGAAGTACCAGTTACTCTCAATATGCCTTTGTAGAAGCAGCCGTCAATGTAACAGGAGTTTTGAGAGAAATTGCCGATCCATGTACTGCGCTTAGCATCAGAACCATATTTATAAAGACCAAAGCCTCCGACTCGCAAACAGCGGCACTTAAAGACATGGTGGAACCTATACCTGTGACGATAAACTTTGGTTCCGCTACAATTGCCTATGGAGGCCCATACTGCCCGGTAGGAACTGCCACAGTCACTCAAACAGGCGTAGCAAATGGTACATATAGTAGCACTACAGGTTTAGTTTTAAACGCTACTACAGGAGAAATAAACTTGGCTATCAGTATACCCGGCACCTACACCGTAACATACACTTACACTACAAATGGTTGTGAAAAGACTACGCCTGCAACTGTTGTAATTAATGCCGCCCCTGTGGCACCAACACTTTCTCCAACGCAGCCAACCTGTACCGTTCCTACAGGAAGTGTGACAGTAACGGCCCCGGTAGGAACAGGCTTAGAATATAGCCTGAACGGCGGCACATGGCAAACCGGCACAAGTTTCTCTAATCTGGCGGCAGGAAGTGCTTATAGTGTTAGGGTAAAAAACAGCGGGGGCTGCATCTCTGCTCCAACTACCGGAACGTTAAACTCCCAGCCTCCTACCCCCGCTGCTCCAACAGCAGATGTGGATCAGCCAACCTGTACGGTAGCCACCGGAAAAATCAGCGTAACTTCTTCAACTGAAGGGCTAAGTTTCAGTATCAACAGCACTAATCCTGCAGACTTCACTAATACTACAGGGATTTTCGATCTGCTTACTCCTGGTAGCTACACTATCAGGTCGAAGAGTGGGGTGTGTATTTCTGATGGCGTAACAAAGGTAGTGAATGCTCAGCCTCCTACACCGCTTGCGCCAGTGCTTTCAGTAACGCAGCCTACCTGTACAGTTGCGGCCAAGATTGTTATTACTTCCAGCACCACTGGTTTAAAGTTTAGCCTGGATGGAGGACCATATGCCGACTATCCTGCAGGCGGTTATACAGGCCTTACCCAAGGTGTGCATTCCATAAAAGCCCAGAATGCTAGCCTTTGCGTATCGCCAGCTGCCACGGAAACTATAAACGCCATTCCGAACCCACCATCTGCACCTACAGTAGCTATAGTAGATGCCAGCTTGTGCGGGCCTGCCACTGCCACTGTTACAGTTACTTGTCCGTTAAACACAGAGGCGGAACCTAACCGTTATTCTTATAGTAACAACGGAGGGGCTTATCAGGCTAGCCCTGTGTTTGGCAGCTTAGCTGCTGGCGCCGGATTTAGCATTACTGTGAAAGATAATGTAACAGGATGTGTGTCTTCTGCCACTGACTGTAACAACTACACAACTGCTAGCTGTACCCAACAGGTAGCGACTATTACCCAAACCCAATCCTCTGTTCAGTCGATACAAGTTACTAGTGAGATGAAAGAGAGTAAGTCTCTTACCGCTTACCCTGTTCCGTTCTATGACAATGCTACAGTAGAGTTCACATCTGAGCGTAATGGAAATTTTGTAGTCAACCTTTATGACCTGAAAGGAAGTTTAGTGCGGGAACTGAAGTCTGGTACAGCCAAACAGGGTGAGGTAAATAAGATTGAAGTAGACGGCAGCAACTTACCGGAAGGAATGTATCTGGTTCGCGTTGTTAATGGAAATGGGTCCAAAACTATAAAGCTTCTTAAAAAACAGTAAGCGTTAAATAACAATAAGCATTAGGGGGTGCTTTATTGTAGGAAGGGGTGCCGGAGAAAAGTCTCCGGCACCCCTTGTGCTTTATAGACCGTTAAGTTTCCGTGCATCCTATCACTGTATTTACGACCTTTACCCCATGCTGAAAATAGCGATTACCGGGCCGGAGTCTACAGGTAAATCTACCTTGGCGGCACAACTGGCGGAGAAGTATGATACTGTTTGGGTGCCGGAGTATGCGCGCAGCTATGTGGGCAACCTGGGCAGGCCCTATACCTTGGCCGACATAGAAGCCATTGCCAAGGGGCAACAGGCCCTGGAGCAGCAGCTGGAGCAAAAGGCAACGGGCCTGCTCTTTGCCGATACCGATATGCTGGTGCTCAAAGTCTGGAGTGAGCATGCCTTTGGCCACTGCCCCGCGTGGGTAGAAGAGAAACTGCGGGCCCAGGAGTATAACCTTTACCTGCTGATGGGCGTTGATTTGCCCTGGGAGCCTGACCCGCAACGCGAGCACCCGCACCTGCGCCAGTTCTTCTACGATTGGTATAAACGCGAACTGCAGGCGCTGCAGGTACCCTTTGTAGAAATACAGGGACAGCGGGAGGAGCGACTGTTGCAGGCCTGCCGGCAGGTGGAGGCACTGCGCTATGAAAACAAAAAACTTAATTGATTATGCTATACTTCCTCGAGAACGATAACTATAAAGCGGGCGTCGATACAGTTGGCGCCGAACTACACCATTTCATCAAGAAAGATGAGCAGCTTGAGCTGATCTGGCAGGCCGACACGGACGTGTGGGCAAGCCACGCGCCTAACCTGTTCCCCATTGTGGGCGAGTTGCCAAACCAGCAATATACCTTCAAGGACAGTACCTACGACATGAAGCGGCACGGTTTTGCACGCCGCAAGGAATTTAAGCTGGTAGACGAGCAGCACGACAAGCTGGTGTTCGAACTCACCGAGGATGAGGAGACGCTGCAGCACTACCCATTCCATTTCAGGTTTTTGGTGGCGTACACGCTGGACGGTAGCACGCTGTCTGTTTCATACCACATTACCAACACCAGCGAGTTGGCTATGTATTTCTCCGTGGGCGGACATCCCGGCTTCAGGGTGCCTTTTTACCCTGGCGAGAAGTATGAGGACTACTTTATCGCGTTTGAGAAAGAAGAAACGCTGCGCCGCCACCTGCTCAACGACCAGGGCCTGTTAAGCGGAGAAACGGAGTTGCTGGCTAAGCGTGGCAACCGAATTCCCCTGGACCCGGCGTACTTCGACAAAGACGCCATTGTGCTGAAGTACCTGCAGTCGGAGCGGGTGCAACTGGGCAGTACGCACCATGACCGCCGCATTGAACTGGCATTTGAGGATTTCCCGTTCCTGGGCATTTGGGCGAAGCCAAACACAACCGAGTATGTGTGCATCGAGCCCTGGTGCGGCATTGCAGGCAGTGTGGGCGAAAGCGGAGAACTGAAAGAGAAGGAGGGAATAAACAAGCTGGCCCCGGGGCAATCGTTTGAGCGCACGTACAGCATTACGGTGCTGTAAACAGGCCGGAGCCAAAACGTAAGGCCTGTGTTGCCGAAAGGCTGAAGCAGCAGCGGAGCAAGTATAAAAAGAAGAATCCCCGGCTATGCAAACTGTGTGCGGCCGGGGATTCTTTGTTTTGGAAAAGTGGAAGTTCAGTGTAGCGATGGCTCCGGGAACTTGGGTACTTTTATTCTTCTGATGTCATACTTTGGCTCATAGTCGTTGATTGGCAGCGAGATGCCCGGTGGCAGGTCCAGGTCAGGCAGGTCGTCTCCAAGTGGTTCACCCCCGTCATCGTCGTTGTCGGTGGATGGTGGGCGGTTAAATTTCTGGCGCGGGGCAAAGGCGTAATAGGCCAATATGGTTAACAGGGCTACTGTGTATAATATACTGATCATCATTCTACTTCTACTTTAAATTTCTACTTCTGCTTATCTTCCCTTAAGGCAGAAATCCTTGCGCCAAGCGGCTAAGTATAATGTGCCTTAGTTATGTTTTACAACGTACTTTTCGGCTAAGTGGTTATCCATCAGCATTAAAATTTAGTGGCAATTTAGCTGGTGAGGGTGATGTGATTACGTAGTATAAATAATCTAAGTTTTGATTTAAGTATAGTTCCTCCTATCTTTGCGGCAGTTTAGGGGTGCCTTAATAAAACGGGCTGAGATCATACCCATTGAACCTGATCCGGGTAATGCCGGCGAAGGGAAAACACGGTGAACGAAATGTGGCAGGTTGCATACCCCTGGCATTCCTGCATTTTCGAACTTTCCTTTTTACAGTATCATGAACAAATTTCTTATTGCCGTGGTAGCGATGCTGCTGCCGTTGCAACTGCTGGCTCAGTACCAACTGAGCGGACACGTGCGCAACGCCACCTCCAAAGAGGGCCTTGCAGGCGCAACTGTTGTGCTGGAGCGCACGCAAACAGGCACCACCTCGGGCACTAACGGCTCCTTCTCCTTCAACAACCTGCCAGCCGGCGCCTATACGTTAAAAGTGAGCTTTCTGGGCTTTGAGGAGCAACGCGTAAACGTAAACCTGCAGCAGGATACTGATCTGAACATTACGCTGCGGCCGAAGGCGCTGCAGGCAAGCGAGGTGGTGGTGCAGGCCACCCGTGCCGACGAAAGAACGGGCACCACCTTCACCAACGTGACCCGTGAGGAAATTGAGGAGCGCAACTTTGGGCAGGACCTGCCTTACCTGCTGGAGCAGACGCCATCGGTGGTGGTAAACTCTGATGCGGGCGCAGGCGTGGGCTATACCGGCATCCGCATCCGGGGCTCCGACATCACACGCATTAACGTGACGGTAAACGGTATTCCGGTAAATGACTCTGAGAGCCACGGGGTGTTTTTTGTGAACATGCCTGATTTCGCCTCGTCGGTGCAGGACATACAGGTGCAGCGCGGTGTGGGCACCTCCACAAACGGGGCAGGTGCCTTTGGTGCAAGTATAAACATACAGACGGAGCGGGTGCGCCGCGAGGCCTACGCCGAAACCGACAACAGCTATGGCTCCTTCGACACCTGGAAAAACAACGTTCGCTTCGGTACTGGGCTGATTAACGGGAAATTCGCTTTCGACGGACGCCTGTCCCGGATTAAGTCAGACGGCTACATCGACCGTGCCTCCTCCGACCTGAAGTCGCTCTACTTCGCCGGAGGCTACTACGGTGATAAAACTACGGTGAAGTTCATTACCTTTTCGGGGCAGGAGCAAACGTACCAGGCCTGGTATGGCACCCCTGAGGCGCTGGTATACGGCAACGCGCAGGATCTGAAGGATTACATCGACCGCAACTACATTGAGGGCAGCGACCGCGAGAACCTGCTACGCTCCGGCCGCACCTACAACTACTACACCTACGACAACGAGACAGACAACTACCAGCAGGACCACTACCAGCTGCACCTGTCGCATGACTTTGTGCCGGGATTAAGCTTTTCGGGTGCGTTGCATTATACTTACGGGCGCGGCTATTATGAGCAGTTTCGTGCCGAGGATGACCTGGAGGACTATGGCCTGCCAAATGTGGAAATAGGCAGTGAAGTCATCTCCACATCAGACCTTATCCGCCGCCGCTGGCTCGACAATGATTTTTACGGCGCCACCTATGCCCTGCAGTACAACCCGAACCAGCGCCTGAATGCCACCCTGGGCGGTGCCTGGAACAGGTACGACGGCAGCCACTTTGGTGAGATCATCTGGGCACGCTACGCCTCCACCTCCAACATCCGCGACAGGTACTACGACAACGACGGGCAAAAGACGGATTTCAACATCTTCGCCAAAGCCAGCTACGGCCTTACAGACAAACTGAGCCTGTTCGGGGACCTGCAGCTGCGCACCGTGAAGTATGAATTCCTGGGTTTTGACAACGACGGCGACAACATCACCCAAACGGCAGACTTTACCTTCTGGAACCCAAAAGCGGGCATTACTTACAGCCTGCAGCCGGAGCACCAGTTTTATACTTCTTTTGCGGTGGGTAACCGCGAGCCCGTGCGCGACGATTTTACCGAATCGACGCCTGAGAGCCGGCCGAAGCACGAGACGCTCCGCAATGTGGAGGCAGGCTACCGCGGCATGTTTGGAGTGGGCGAGATTCTTGGGCAAGGTATAACGGCCGATGTGGAGGCGAATTACTTTTACATGAATTACCAGAACCAACTGGTGCTGACGGGGCAGATCAACGATGTGGGCGCCTACACCCGTACTAACATTGACAAGAGCTACCGGCAGGGCGTTGAGTTTTCAGGTGCGCTGCGTTTAGGTACCAGTGCCAGCCTGCGCAGTAACATCTCCTTCAGCGAGAATAAAATTCAAGGCTTCAGCGAGTTCCTGGATGATTACG
Above is a window of Pontibacter akesuensis DNA encoding:
- the pnuC gene encoding nicotinamide riboside transporter PnuC encodes the protein MDSELRILAAALVQSYPLLLDNISIAQLWAQFLAGMQQTSLLEYIAVVAGIVSVWYSRKENILVYPIGLISTTIYVYLSFKYHLIGEASVNVYYTILSVYGWVLWSRKNNQEEHVLHISFSSRKQWVQQLAFFAVLYGIIYFCLVYLKGAFYEGVIPWADAFASATAYTGMWLMARKKVESWYWWVLTNIASIPLYFVKGLVFTSVFYFVLLLMAFAGLVEWKRRANSRQNRTANAVRTKV
- the guaB gene encoding IMP dehydrogenase — translated: MRFDQSKILFEALTYDDVLLLPAYSEVLPHQTDTSSQLTRNIRINTPLISAAMDTVTEADLAIAMAQEGGIGIIHKNMSIKKQAAQVRKVKRSESGMILDPITLNESATLGDAVQIMTENKIGGIPIVNSEGKLTGIITNRDLRFERDLTQPVTAIMTTQNLITAEKGLDLSKAEDILQEYKIEKLPVIDKDGKLAGLITYKDILKKKDRPFACKDEFGRLRVGAAVGVTPDVLDRVKALVDAGVDVISVDTAHGHSKGVLEAVRKIKDTFPDVDIIAGNIATAEGAKALADAGADAVKVGVGPGSICTTRVIAGIGVPQLSAVMEAARGLEGTGVPIVADGGIKFSGDIVKALAGGASTVMIGSLLAGTEEAPGEMILYEGRKFKTYRGMGSVEAMEDGSKDRYFQGSEKDAKKLVPEGIVGRVPYKGFVSEVIYQLVGGVRAGMGYCGTPRVEDLWDSKMVKISGAGLRESHPHDVQIVREAPNYNSR
- a CDS encoding rhodanese-like domain-containing protein gives rise to the protein MDEITVQELKERLSRSSNIQLVDVREPEEFEICNLGGELIPLGELPKQVNRIRRDIPVVMVCHHGFRSAQAMNYLTQRLGFDNLLNLKGGIHAWATQVDTSMATY
- a CDS encoding GAF domain-containing SpoIIE family protein phosphatase, which translates into the protein MSWLLLLAFVLLNAERTLAGSAVPGFALPFFSNLLIVIFIVSVFLFQRLQTESLKGLDFIGYLWNLFSRAGVAAYLSVALFLGYRVYSNYSEAESTLLLHLVYQVNFGLMVLFLSKAFYIWRVLLLYHKNKFLQIAWDWFELLLAATLLLTIFNFKYTSYIFLPLLALMSFYILFLCTNLKWVAYLTFNNKSRSLVLLGAILLSCYIFIRFFKNTADSPALVIDYTDVGFLLLAMLFVALYSLAAFLVSLFSLPTSSVFEQKSEDLLNFQRLSQSIQQGQSETQVYDMLFDSTIKASDASAAWFELIRNGEPQVTHLLNINVEQIKRIRHLLLAYNIHSSDYINNNLARNPGFRELALPWKSMVILPIKSPKHLSGVLYLLKDIEGGFDRETVNVLRTFTSQTMLTIENLRLVNESLQTERYKEELKIATQVQESLIPKTFPTDSWFEISTHSKAAKEVGGDFYDFLQLSESRIAIIIGDVSGKGISAAFHMAQMKGIFHGLMQQDMAPSEFMKQANSALSRCLERTSFITSALYIIDYRMKGFMFARAGHCHTLYYNSMMDDVFYFQTEGLGLGIIRDKSYASHIREMYYDYNPEDVMVMYTDGIVEARNAANEEYGEDRLQYMLKQTYHLDADDIKWAIINDLEDFTGPDNLYDDQTLMVIKFKPTEPNI